A single window of Streptomyces sudanensis DNA harbors:
- a CDS encoding VIT1/CCC1 transporter family protein produces the protein MSIIETEAALHVAHRDNHTHRDVNGGWLRPAVFGAMDGLVSNLALMTGVAGGSAAQQTVVIAGLAGLAAGAFSMAAGEYTSVASQRELVEAELDVERRELRRHPADEMEELAALYAARGVEPRLAREVAAQLSRDPEQALEIHAREELGVDPDDLPSPLVAAASSFGSFALGALLPVLPYLLGATALWPAVLLALAGLFACGALVARVTARSWWYSGLRQLVLGGAAAAVTYALGGLFGAVL, from the coding sequence GTGTCCATCATCGAGACCGAGGCCGCACTGCACGTCGCCCACCGCGACAACCACACGCACCGCGACGTCAACGGCGGCTGGCTCCGTCCGGCGGTGTTCGGCGCGATGGACGGGCTGGTGTCCAACCTGGCGCTGATGACCGGTGTGGCGGGAGGCTCGGCGGCGCAGCAGACCGTCGTCATCGCCGGTCTGGCGGGTCTGGCCGCCGGCGCGTTCTCCATGGCGGCCGGCGAGTACACCTCCGTCGCCTCGCAGCGGGAGCTGGTCGAGGCCGAGCTGGACGTCGAGCGCCGGGAGCTGCGCAGGCACCCGGCGGACGAGATGGAGGAGCTGGCCGCGCTGTACGCGGCGCGCGGCGTCGAGCCCCGCCTCGCCCGCGAGGTGGCCGCGCAGCTGTCCCGCGACCCGGAGCAGGCGCTGGAGATCCACGCCCGCGAGGAGCTGGGCGTGGACCCGGACGACCTGCCGTCGCCGCTGGTCGCCGCCGCCTCGTCGTTCGGCTCGTTCGCCCTGGGCGCGCTGCTGCCCGTCCTGCCGTACCTGCTGGGCGCGACCGCGCTGTGGCCCGCGGTGCTGCTGGCGCTGGCCGGGCTGTTCGCCTGCGGGGCGCTCGTCGCGCGGGTGACGGCGCGCAGCTGGTGGTACAGCGGCCTGCGGCAGCTGGTCCTCGGCGGGGCCGCGGCGGCCGTGACGTACGCGCTGGGCGGGCTGTTCGGCGCGGTGCTCTGA